The Chlorobaculum sp. MV4-Y genome contains the following window.
GAGCAGCTCGACAAGGCTCCACACTTTCTCTTCGGGCATGACTGGCGGTTTGGGTTATGGAATTGGGAGGTATTTACGAATTTTGGAGGGGCGAGGCAATGGGAGAAAACCGATAGAAATGACTACGGCTCAATACTTTTAAAAAGAGAAATAAAACCACCCGGCGGCAAGCGCTATTGCCGACAAAACCAGCACGACGATATTTCTGAGAAGCTTCTTCGAAGGCACAACCGGCAGGTTCACTATCCGTTGCGGGATTTTGATCTCGACCGGGGCGTCAGAACTTTTCTCGGGCTGCGCCGCAGGCCTGTTCGGGCTGGCATGGGTGATGGATTTGGTGCTCATGGAGCTCTTCTGACGGATTGGTTTTTATCGCACGATGCTCGTTGAAGATACGCTTTTTCAGATGAGCGAAGGGTAGAGCCCAACAGGGGGAATACGCAGGTCTGCCCCTACAAAAAGAAACGCCTCGAAATAACGTCGAAAAATAGACAAGCTGTTCTTTCCGCCTCCGTTTTTTTTGCGATATTTTGCCAAACACCAGCAACCGATTCTGACCGATGAAACGACTACCAGGCCTTTTCGCAACCCTGCTTCTCCTCATTCTCGCCCTCCCGGCGAGCGCCCACGCGGCGTTCACTGGCGAAATGAATATGAAGCTCACCATGCCGAACGGCACGGCCAGTATCACCTACCTGTTCGGCACGCGCGATCAGAAGATGGACATGACCATGCAGCTCGACCGGATTCCCGAGCCGCTCAAAACGACCATTATCACCCGCAGCGCCCGACCCGACGAGGCGACCATCGTGAATCACAAATCGAAAAGCTGGAGCGTCATGAACCTGCGGAGCGCCGCCGAGAGCGCTACCTTGCTCGATTTCGACAGCAACTACCGCTTCATGCGCGTCGGCCCGGAAACAGTCAAGGGCTACCCGTGCGAGCACGTGCGGCTCACGAGCAGCACCGACACGCTCGATCTCTGGATTTCAAAGGGGCTGGCCGACTTCTCGACCTTCCGGCTTCTGCAATCACAGAATCCACGCCTGTCGAACACCTCGCTTTCGCGCGTGCTCAAGCAAAACGGCGTCGATGGCTTTCCGGTCAAAATCGTCCAGAAGAACGAGAACGGCCTCTATATCATGGAGCTGAAAAAGGTTACCCCGAAACTGGTTGCCACATCAAGCTTTCGCGTTCCGGCGGGCTACCGGCAAACCGAACCCGGCCAGACCAACATCGACAAGCAGCAGAAAGAGCATCTGCGCCAGCTCATGGAGAAGATGAAAAAGTTCGAACAGTGAACGGTTCCGGCTGAACGATGTTATCTGCTTTCATTTCATTACTTTTATAAAACCGTATTCGCGCGGAGGCACCCAGCCTTTGCACTTCCTCATAATTCAAATCGCAAGCATTACCGTGGCTGATAAAATCACTTCGAGGCAGCAGGACTACTCTCAATGGTATATCGACCTTGTCCGGTCGGCAAAACTGGCCGACTATTCGGACGTTCGCGGCTGCATGGTCATCCGCCCGAACGGCTACGCCATCTGGGAAAAGATGCAGGCGGCGCTGGACGGCATGTTCAAGGCAACCGGCCATGTGAACGCCTACTTCCCGATGTTTATCCCCGAAAGCTTCATCGCCAAAGAGGCCGAACACATCGAGGGTTTCGCGCCGGAGTGCGCCGTGGTGACGCATGGCGGCGGCGAGGAGCTGGCTGAAAAACTTTACGTTCGCCCCACCTCGGAGACCATCATCTGGTCGTCGTACAAGAAATGGATCCAGTCGTACCGCGACCTGCCGATTCTCATCAACCAGTGGGCCAACGTCGTGCGCTGGGAGATGCGCACCCGCCTGTTCCTGCGCACCACCGAGTTCCTCTGGCAGGAGGGCCACACCGCCCACGCCACGCCGGGAGAGGCGCAGGAGGAGGTGATCCGCATGATTAACGTCTATCGCACCTTCGCCGAGGAGTACATGGCGATGCCGGTGATCGTCGGCAAGAAGAGCGAGAGCGAGAAGTTCGCGGGCGCGGACGCCACCTACTGCATCGAGGCGATGATGCAGGACGGCAAGGCGCTGCAGGCGGGCACCTCGCACAACCTCGGCCAGAACTTCGCCAAAGCGTTCGACTGCCAGTTCCAGACGAAAGAGGGCGTGCTCGACTATGTGTGGGCAACGAGCTGGGGCGTTTCAACACGGCTCATTGGCGCGCTCATCATGGCGCACTCCGACGACAAGGGCCTCGTACTGCCGCCAAAACTCGCTTCACGGCAGGTGGTGATTATCCCGATCCTCAAGGGCAACAAAGACGAAGTTCGTGCTCATGCGCGTTTCATCGCCAGGGCGCTGAACCATCACGGAATCCCGACCTTCGTCGATGACAGCGAGAACAACTCACCCGGCTGGAAGTTCGCTGAGTACGAATTGCAGGGCATTCCTGTGAGGATCGAGCTTGGCCCGCGCGACATCGAGCAGGGCAAGTGCATCGCCGCGCGCCGCGACACGCTCGAAAAGACCGAGTTGCTGCTCGATGAAGCGCTTCCGGCCAATATCGAGGAGATACTGAACAACATCCAGCAAAACCTCTATGACCGCGCTCTCCAGTTCAGGCAGAACAACACGGTCGAAGCCGCAACATGGGAAGAGTTCAAGGCAAACGTAGAAAAAGGATTTGTCATCGCCCACTGGGACGGCACGGCTGAAACCGAAGCGCTCATCAAGGAGGAGACCAAAGCCACAATTCGGGTGATACCCACTGACGCGGAATACCGCCAGCAGTACAACATGGACGAACCGGGAACCTGCATCCGCAGCAGCAACCCGGCATCGCAGAAGGTGGTGTTCGCCAAGGCGTACTGAGAAATTGCAGAACGGGGCGGGCACCATACCCATCCCTACAGTTTTCATCCTCCTCGCCGCCCACTTTTTGCCATAAAAAAAGCTTCCCCGCGATACTGCATTGCAGGGAAGCTTTTAAATCGAGGGCAGCCCATACCTGTCGAAGCTGCCCTAACTTATTCTGCGAAATACTCTTTAAGGCCCTCGTCGGTCGGCTTCATGGCCTTGTCGCCCTTGTTCCAGTTGGCCGGGCAGACCTCGCCGAACTCCTCGGTGAACTGAAGCGCATCGACGATACGGAGCACCTCGTCGATGTTCCTGCCGAGGCCGAGATCGTTGACCACCTGATGCTTCACCACACCTTCGCGATCGATCAGGAAAAGGCCCCTGAGCGCCACGCTGCCGTCAGGGGTGAGGACGTCGTAATCCTTGGCGATGGTCTTGTTGATATCGGAAATAAGCGGATAGGTGACGCCCTGAATACCGCCTTTGCTACGAGGAGTGTTAAGCCAGGCGAAGTGCGAGAATTTGGAGTCTACCGAGCAGCCGAGCACCTCGACATTGCGCTTTTTGAACTCATCGATCTTCTCCTGAAAAGCGTGCAACTCCGTCGGGCAAACGAAAGTGAAGTCGAGAGGATAGAAAAACAGCACGACATATTTGCCCCGATACGCTGAAAGCTGACAGGAATCGACGAAGGTCGAGCCGTTGACGACTGCAGCTGCATTGAAATCCGGGGCTGGACGGCCTACGAGTACACTCATGATTGTATCCTTTTTGATGATTGTTTTTTTGATCCTTAAATAAGACTTATTTAGTCCAAAATAAAAAACCGCAAGAAAGTGTCAAACAGAAAACTGAACTATTTTCAATCACTCCCCAGTCATGTCTATTGTGAATCGCTCCCGGATACGGATTCTGTCGCATTATTCGTATTTTTCACCATTATCGGAACTTATCAGTTATCACACCCATGCGGAACTTCTTTGAATTCGACAGGCACGGAACGAGTTACCGGCAGGAGTTTCTGGCGGGCCTGACCACCTTTTTTACGCTCTCCTACATCATCGTGGTCAACCCGGCTATCCTCGAAGCCGCCGGAATGCCGCGCGGCGCTTCGATGACCGCCACCATCCTGACAGCGGTGTTCGGCACGGTGCTGATGGGCCTGTATGCAAAGCGCC
Protein-coding sequences here:
- a CDS encoding peroxiredoxin, whose product is MSVLVGRPAPDFNAAAVVNGSTFVDSCQLSAYRGKYVVLFFYPLDFTFVCPTELHAFQEKIDEFKKRNVEVLGCSVDSKFSHFAWLNTPRSKGGIQGVTYPLISDINKTIAKDYDVLTPDGSVALRGLFLIDREGVVKHQVVNDLGLGRNIDEVLRIVDALQFTEEFGEVCPANWNKGDKAMKPTDEGLKEYFAE
- a CDS encoding DUF4412 domain-containing protein, whose translation is MKRLPGLFATLLLLILALPASAHAAFTGEMNMKLTMPNGTASITYLFGTRDQKMDMTMQLDRIPEPLKTTIITRSARPDEATIVNHKSKSWSVMNLRSAAESATLLDFDSNYRFMRVGPETVKGYPCEHVRLTSSTDTLDLWISKGLADFSTFRLLQSQNPRLSNTSLSRVLKQNGVDGFPVKIVQKNENGLYIMELKKVTPKLVATSSFRVPAGYRQTEPGQTNIDKQQKEHLRQLMEKMKKFEQ
- the proS gene encoding proline--tRNA ligase, whose product is MADKITSRQQDYSQWYIDLVRSAKLADYSDVRGCMVIRPNGYAIWEKMQAALDGMFKATGHVNAYFPMFIPESFIAKEAEHIEGFAPECAVVTHGGGEELAEKLYVRPTSETIIWSSYKKWIQSYRDLPILINQWANVVRWEMRTRLFLRTTEFLWQEGHTAHATPGEAQEEVIRMINVYRTFAEEYMAMPVIVGKKSESEKFAGADATYCIEAMMQDGKALQAGTSHNLGQNFAKAFDCQFQTKEGVLDYVWATSWGVSTRLIGALIMAHSDDKGLVLPPKLASRQVVIIPILKGNKDEVRAHARFIARALNHHGIPTFVDDSENNSPGWKFAEYELQGIPVRIELGPRDIEQGKCIAARRDTLEKTELLLDEALPANIEEILNNIQQNLYDRALQFRQNNTVEAATWEEFKANVEKGFVIAHWDGTAETEALIKEETKATIRVIPTDAEYRQQYNMDEPGTCIRSSNPASQKVVFAKAY